One genomic region from Anopheles bellator chromosome 2, idAnoBellAS_SP24_06.2, whole genome shotgun sequence encodes:
- the LOC131212146 gene encoding NADH dehydrogenase [ubiquinone] 1 alpha subcomplex subunit 6, which yields MASREAVRRTVQSVRPILSVDREEARKRVLNLYKAWYRQIPYIVMDYDIPKSVEQCREKLREEFLKHKSVSDIRVIDMLVIKGQMELKESVQIWKQKGHIMRYWKESQEPKPTDFLSKFLSGQF from the exons ATGGCTAGCCGTGAAGCCGTGCGCCGAACGGTGCAGTCAGTGCGACCGATCTTATCCGTGGACCGCGAGGAGGCACGCAAACGCGTGCTCAACCTCTACAAGGCGTGGTATCGTCAAATCCCGTACATCG TGATGGACTACGATATCCCGAAATCTGTCGAACAATGCCGAGAGAAGCTGCGGGAAGAGTTTCTCAAACACAAAAGCGTTTCCGATATTCGTGTGATCGATATGCTCGTCATCAAAGGGCAAATGGAGCTAAAAGAGTCGGTCCAAATCTGGAAGCAAAAGGGACATATTATGCGCTACTGGAAGGAAAGCcaagaaccgaaaccgacagACTTTCTTTCCAAGTTCCTGTCGGGCCAGTTTTAA